The following are from one region of the Betta splendens chromosome 15, fBetSpl5.4, whole genome shotgun sequence genome:
- the slc18a3a gene encoding probable vesicular acetylcholine transporter-A, with the protein MEPEGTTEAAAPNLAQSAASKLSQMGERTKQLGNVIQEPTRQKRIILIIVCTALLLDNMLYMVIVPIIPDYLEGLQNAADRAQDAASHANFTNGTAHKVAKGNFDLQIGVLFASKAILQLLVNPLSGTFIDRVGYDIPLFIGLNVMFLSTFIFAFAENYWTLFLARSMQGLGSAFADTSGIALIADRYTEEAERSKALGVALAFISFGSLVAPPFGGILYEFAGKRVPFLILACICFADGVLCLTVLKPFSNKERQNMPVGTPIYKLMIDPYIAVVAGALTICNIPLAFLEPTIAKWMEETMHSSQWEIGMTWFPAFFPHVLGVYLTVKLAEKYPHLQWFYGAIGMVFIGASSCTVPACKNFGQLMIPLCGICFGIAFVDTALLPTLGFLVDVRHVSVYGSVYAIADISYCVAYALGPVAAGQIVHDLGFVQLNLGMGLANVLYAPALLLLKNVTQMKPSFSERNILLEDGPTGLYDTIKMEQREKKRKGLCTTIDENGIETFAQRSYSEDESSGGEYA; encoded by the coding sequence ATGGAGCCGGAGGGcaccacagaggcagcagcccCGAATTTAGCTCAATCTGCCGCATCCAAACTGTCCCAGATGGGCGAAAGAACTAAGCAACTGGGCAACGTGATCCAGGAACCCACCCGGCAGAAGCGGATTATTCTGATCATAGTCTGTACCGCACTTTTGTTAGACAATATGCTTTACATGGTAATTGTGCCAATTATACCCGATTACCTCGAAGGGCTACAGAACGCGGCGGACCGTGCGCAGGACGCCGCGTCGCACGCCAACTTCACTAACGGCACCGCTCACAAAGTGGCCAAGGGGAACTTCGACCTACAGATCGGCGTTCTGTTCGCCTCCAAGGccatcctgcagctcctcgtcaACCCGCTGAGCGGCACCTTCATAGACCGGGTCGGCTACGACATCCCCCTCTTCATCGGACTCAACGTCATGTTCCTCTCCACGTTCATCTTCGCCTTCGCCGAGAACTACTGGACGCTGTTCCTGGCGCGCAGCATGCAGGGTCTCGGCTCGGCGTTCGCGGACACGTCGGGCATCGCGCTGATCGCGGACCGGTACacggaggaggcggagaggagCAAGGCGCTGGGGGTCGCCCTGGCTTTTATTTCGTTCGGAAGCCTGGTGGCGCCGCCCTTCGGAGGGATTCTGTACGAGTTCGCCGGGAAGCGCGTGCCCTTCCTGATCTTGGCCTGTATCTGCTTCGCGGACGGCGTCCTGTGCCTGACTGTGTTAAAACCCTTCTCGAACAAAGAGAGGCAAAACATGCCGGTGGGCACGCCCATATATAAGCTGATGATTGACCCGTACATAGCTGTAGTGGCCGGAGCTCTGACAATCTGTAACATCCCCCTGGCTTTCCTCGAGCCCACTATCGCCAAATGGATGGAGGAGACCATGCATTCCAGTCAGTGGGAGATTGGCATGACATGGTTCCCCGCCTTCTTCCCACATGTTTTAGGCGTGTATCTAACGGTCAAATTGGCTGAAAAGTACCCGCATCTCCAGTGGTTCTACGGAGCTATAGGTATGGTGTTCATAGGCGCGAGCTCGTGCACGGTGCCGGCCTGTAAAAACTTCGGACAGCTCATGATTCCGTTGTGCGGGATCTGCTTCGGCATCGCCTTCGTTGACACGGCGCTCCTCCCCACGCTGGGTTTCCTGGTGGACGTGCGCCACGTGTCCGTGTACGGCAGCGTGTACGCTATAGCAGACATCTCCTACTGCGTGGCCTATGCCCTGGGCCCCGTGGCGGCCGGACAGATAGTGCACGACCTGGGCTTCGTCCAGCTCAACTTGGGCATGGGCCTCGCCAACGTACTTTACGCACCCGCGCTGCTCCTGCTGAAGAACGTCACGCAGATGAAGCCCTCTTTCTCCGAGAGGAACATCCTCCTGGAGGATGGTCCGACGGGACTGTACGACACCAT
- the rgra gene encoding retinal G protein coupled receptor a: MVSSSPLPEGFSDLDVFSLGSCLLVEGLLGFVLNAVTVVAFLKVRELRTPSNFLVFSLALADTGICMNATVAAFSSFLRYWPYGSEGCQTHGFHGFLTALSSIHFIAAIAWDRYHQYCTRTRLQWSSAISLAIFIWLFAAFWAAMPLFGWGEYDYEPLRTCCTLDYSKGDRNYVSYLIPMSVFNMAIQVLVVMSSYRSIAEKFKKTGNSRFNPSAPLKAMLFCWLPYGILAYYAAVQDATLVSPKLRMIAPILAKTSPTFNVFLYALGNENYRGGIWQLLTGEKIVPQTDNKSK, from the exons ATGGTCTCGTCTTCCCCTTTACCGGAGGGCTTCTCCGACCTCGACGTGTTCTCCCTGGGATCGTGTCTGCTGGTGGAGG GTCTGCTGGGCTTCGTTCTCAATGCTGTGACAGTCGTTGCCTTCCTCAAAGTGAGGGAGCTGAGAACCCCCAGCAATTTCCTGGTGTTCAGCCTGGCGCTGGCGGACACGGGCATCTGCATGAACGCCACCGTCGCCGCTTTCTCCAGCTTCCTGAG GTACTGGCCCTACGGCTCAGAAGGATGCCAGACCCACGGTTTCCACGGCTTCCTAACGGCTCTCTCCAGCATCCACTTCATCGCCGCCATCGCCTGGGACCGGTACCACCAGTACTGCACCA GAACGAGGCTGCAGTGGAGCAGCGCCATTTCTCTAGCCATATTTATTTGGCTCTTCGCTGCTTTCTGGGCTGCCATGCCCCTCTTTGGATGGGGAGAATATGACTATGAGCCCCTGAGGACCTGCTGCACGCTGGATTACAGCAAGGGGGATAG AAACTATGTGTCTTACTTGATCCCCATGTCCGTTTTCAACATGGCCATCCAGGTCTTGGTTGTCATGTCCTCCTACCGGTCCATTGCAGAGAAATTCAAAAAGACTGGAAACTCCAGG TTCAACCCCAGCGCTCCTCTGAAGGCCATGCTGTTCTGCTGGCTCCCGTACGGCATCCTGGCCTACTATGCTGCTGTGCAGGACGCCACCCTGGTCTCCCCGAAACTCAGGATG ATTGCTCCCATCCTGGCTAAAACCTCTCCCACCTTCAACGTCTTCCTGTACGCTCTGGGAAATGAAAACTACAGAGGAGGCATCTGGCAGTTGCTCACGGGAGAGAAGATCGTGCCTCAAACTGACAACAAGTCCAAATaa
- the lrit1a gene encoding leucine-rich repeat, immunoglobulin-like domain and transmembrane domain-containing protein 1a, whose amino-acid sequence MFFVFLLVLYVATGELVSPVGSCPSQCSCFYHNLSDGSKTRSVICNDPEISLVPVGFPVDTSKLRIEKTVIQRIPSDALNYLSSLEFLWMSFNTLSDLSPGSFRGLFNLEELRLDGNALTTFPWESLTDMPSLRLLDLHNNQLTSLPAEATIYIKNLTYLDLSSNSLLTLPAEVLSTWLAAKPVQGPESSKMILGLHDNPWVCDCRLYDLVQFQKSPTLSVAFIDTRLRCSAPESVSGVLFSDAELRRCQLPRIHTAVARVRSAVGNNVLLRCGTIGVPIPDLTWRRADGRAVNGTVQQETSKDGITWSILSVPAVSYRDSGKYICKATNYAGNAEAVISLVISNSSKADWNQTNSDKKPKVKKPSQMGKAAYQEKLVARYVAPTSTSSSPPALDPGLPPSPNSDPELASYSLADRATPVPVTTSNPDVLLDLEKTNLSNLAANTSSLQQDPDRVVRSVKVVGDTDNTISLNWRAPKAKNTTAFSVLYAVFGERDMRKINVGAGQTRVTIEGLVPRTKYIACVCVRGLIPKKEQCVIFSTDEAASATGTQRLINVIVITVACVIAVPLTVIVCCGALKRRIKKYWGKKTKDIQDSYVTFETLSPGTKAKGLEGEYLNRLNPEESNRLLSARSSLDSEATAKIEGQPNEYFC is encoded by the exons ATGttcttcgtcttcctcctggTCCTCTACGTGGCCACAGGTGAACTCGTGTCTCCGGTGGGCTCCTGCCCGTCGCAGTGCAGCTGTTTTTACCACAACCTGAGTGACGGATCGAAGACCAG GAGCGTGATTTGCAATGATCCTGAGATATCGCTCGTGCCTGTCGGGTTCCCTGTTGACACGTCCAAATTGCGGATAGAGAAAACAGTCATACAGCGGATACCTAGCGACGCCTTGAACTACCTCTCCAGTCTGGAATTCCTGTGGATGTCTTTCAACACGCTGTCCGACCTGAGCCCGGGCAGTTTCCGGGGGCTGTTCAACCTGGAAGAGCTTCGTCTGGACGGGAATGCGCTCACCACGTTTCCCTGGGAGTCCCTCACGGATATGCCCAGCCTCAGACTGCTCGATTTGCACAACAACCAGCTCACCTCTCTGCCCGCGGAAGCCACCATTTACATCAAGAACCTCACCTACCTGGATTTGTCCAGCAACAGTCTCTTGACTTTGCCGGCGGAGGTGCTCTCCACCTGGCTGGCGGCGAAACCGGTGCAAGGGCCAGAGAGTTCCAAGATGATACTCG GTCTCCACGACAACCCCTGGGTGTGCGACTGTCGCCTCTACGACCTGGTCCAGTTCCAGAAGTCTCCCACCCTTTCAGTGGCGTTCATTGACACGAGGCTCCGATGTTCAGCTCCAGAGAGCGTGTCCGGAGTCTTGTTCAGCGACGCAGAGCTGCGGCGCTGTCAGCTGCCGCGCATCCACACGGCCGTGGCCCGCGTCAGGAGCGCTGTGGGAAACAACGTGCTGCTTCGCTGTGGGACCATCGGCGTCCCCATCCCAGACCTGACGTGGCGCAGGGCAGATGGACGGGCTGTGAATGGAACAG TTCAGCAGGAGACATCAAAGGATGGAATCACCTGGTCTATTCTCAGCGTTCCAGCTGTGTCCTATCGTGATTCAGGAAAGTACATTTGCAAGGCCACTAACTACGCCGGGAACGCAGAGGCCGTCATCTCTCTCGTCATCTCCAACTCGTCGAAAGCCGACTGGAACCAGACAAACAGTGACAAGAAACCCAAAGTCAAGAAACCGAGCCAGATGGGCAAAGCTGCTTACCAGGAGAAACTGGTGGCCAGATACGTGGCTCCCACATCTACCTCTTCATCCCCGCCTGCCCTGGATCCTGGCCTCCCACCCAGTCCTAATTCTGACCCCGAACTCGCCAGTTACAGTCTGGCTGACAGAGCCACTCCCGTCCCTGTCACCACCTCCAACCCAGATGTGCTGCTGGATCTGGAGAAGACAAACTTGAGCAACTTGGCGGCCAACACCTCATCGCTGCAGCAGGACCCTGACAGGGTGGTCCGCTCAGTAAAGGTCGTGGGGGACACAGACAATACGATTTCCCTGAACTGGAGAGCCCCTAAAGCCAAGAACACAACAGCATTCAGTGTGCTGTACGCTGTGTTTGGAGAGAGGGACATGAGGAAGATTAACGTCGGTGCGGGGCAGACGCGTGTAACCATTGAAGGCCTGGTGCCCAGGACCAAGTAcattgcctgtgtgtgcgtgaggggGCTCATCCCCAAGAAGGAGCAGTGTGTCATCTTTTCCACGGATGAAGCAGCCAGCGCAACTGGCACCCAGAGGCTGATCAATGTCATTGTGATCACAGTGGCCTGTGTCATCGCGGTTCCCCTCACCGTCATAGTGTGCTGTGGGGCGCTGAAGAGACGCATAAAGAAGTACTGGGGGAAGAAAACCAAGGACATCCAAGACTCCTATGTGACCTTTGAAACTCTGTCACCAGGAACGAAAGCCAAAGGGCTCGAGGGTGAGTATTTAAACAGACTGAACCCAGAAGAGTCCAACAGACTGCTGTCGGCCCGCTCCAGCCTGGACTCCGAGGCCACGGCTAAGATAGAGGGACAGCCCAACGAGTACTTCTGCTGA
- the lrit2 gene encoding leucine-rich repeat, immunoglobulin-like domain and transmembrane domain-containing protein 2 isoform X1 produces MDIICYLLVIVVFHSLVYDSYSQCLRGCSCIEDRHGRSLICMEESAFGAIPSNLPDDMTKIRIEKSHFTEIPRGAFSLTPALENLWLNFNDITVINSRGLEGLGNLTELRLQGNKLRSVPWTAFEDTPALKILDLKHNQLDVLPEHALKFLPGLTYLDLSFNRLTVISKDVFQNWPLYQKLQRMGEREATSFGPNVVLALHDNAWLCDCRLKGFVEFIRSLSPPIILMNSYLTCSGPDFRAGKFFHEVELNGCMKPAVSTPSSNISLPQGANVTLRCLAKARPDPSVWWTYGLKIIRGFHESQERVDDDTIRSFLVIPSAHVADRGVYTCTAVNFIGNSSASVLLDVQSPDSSQASAPSGPSNAPGAGDENVYIDIRIAKQTVRGISIEWYAALDHPADTWFTIHFGRSDAEKKEMIYIGPGIHSYSVSDLMPATKYEICVTLKNQAPHPGQCIMFVTGSDITEMEQREKLIHIVVIVLAMVLAVPIGMYACTTDIRFACLEGIMASWKNRRRESGPSGVERERQGTFDSLQAASDEGLVHKDSTEDRKVRRRSDDRLNRGKCDQSRLTAELY; encoded by the exons ATGGACATAATTTGTTACCTGCTGGTTATAGTTGTGTTCCACAGTCTAGTATATGACAGTTATTCTCAGTGTTTACGCGGGTGCAGCTGTATAGAAGACCGCCATGGAAG GTCACTCATATGCATGGAGGAGAGCGCGTTTGGGGCCATACCATCAAACCTTCCAGATGATATGACCAAAATACGAATAGAAAAATCTCACTTTACTGAAATACCCAGAGGGGCATTCTCCCTAACACCCGCCTTGGAGAACCTGTGGTTGAACTTTAATGATATTACAGTAATTAACTCAAGGGGCCTGGAGGGTTTGGGGAACTTGACCGAGCTCCGTCTGCAGGGGAACAAGCTCCGTTCAGTACCATGGACAGCGTTCGAGGACACGCCCGCCCTCAAGATCCTGGACCTGAAGCACAACCAGCTGGACGTCCTTCCGGAGCATGCGTTAAAATTTTTGCCAGGTCTGACTTACTTAGACTTATCCTTCAATCGGCTTACGGTCATATCGAAGGATGTTTTCCAAAACTGGCCCCTGTATCAAAAGCTACAGCGAATGGGGGAGCGGGAGGCGACCAGTTTCGGGCCCAACGTCGTCCTGGCGCTGCACGACAACGCCTGGCTCTGCGACTGCCGCCTGAAGGGCTTCGTGGAGTTCATCAGGTCTCTCAGCCCTCCGATTATCCTGATGAACTCCTACTTGACCTGCTCAGGGCCGGACTTTAGGGCGGGGAAGTTTTTCCATGAGGTCGAGCTGAACGGCTGCATGAAGCCGGCGGTCAGCACCCCGTCCTCCAACATCAGCCTGCCTCAGGGCGCTAACGTCACGCTGCGCTGCCTCGCCAAGGCCCGACCGGACCCCTCGGTGTGGTGGACATATGGTCTGAAGATAATCAGAGGATTTCATG AGTCTCAGGAAAGAGTGGATGACGACACCATCAGATCCTTCCTGGTGATCCCCTCCGCCCACGTAGCCGACCGTGGCGTTTACACCTGCACTGCTGTCAACTTCATTGGAAACTCGTCTGCCAGCGTCCTCCTGGACGTTCAGTCCCCCGACAGCTCCCAGGCGTCAGCCCCGTCCGGCCCCTCGAACGCACCAGGCGCCGGGGACGAGAACGTCTACATTGACATCCGCATCGCCAAACAGACGGTGCGCGGCATCTCCATCGAGTGGTATGCCGCCTTGGATCACCCTGCCGACACCTGGTTCACCATCCACTTCGGCCGGTCGGACGcggagaaaaaagaaatgatCTACATCGGTCCTGGGATTCACTCGTACTCGGTGTCCGATTTGATGCCCGCTACCAAATATGAAATCTGTGTCACTCTTAAGAACCAGGCGCCACATCCAGGCCAGTGCATCATGTTcgtaacaggaagtgacattACTGAGATGGAACAGAGGGAGAAACTGATTCATATAGTGGTGATAGTCCTAGCAATGGTGCTGGCCGTGCCTATAGGCATGTACGCCTGCACCACCGACATCAGGTTCGCCTGTCTGGAGGGCATCATGGCCTCCTGGAAGAACCGGCGGCGAGAAAGTGGCCCGTCGGGGGTGGAGCGAGAGCGGCAAGGCACCTTTGACAGCTTGCAGGCGGCCAGCGATGAAGGTCTGGTTCATAAAGATTCCACCGAAGacaggaaggtgaggaggagatCAGATGACCGACTGAATAGAGGCAAATGTGACCAAAGCAGACTCACAGCTGAACTATACTAA
- the lrit2 gene encoding leucine-rich repeat, immunoglobulin-like domain and transmembrane domain-containing protein 2 isoform X2, protein MDIICYLLVIVVFHSLVYDSYSQCLRGCSCIEDRHGRSLICMEESAFGAIPSNLPDDMTKIRIEKSHFTEIPRGAFSLTPALENLWLNFNDITVINSRGLEGLGNLTELRLQGNKLRSVPWTAFEDTPALKILDLKHNQLDVLPEHALKFLPGLTYLDLSFNRLTVISKDVFQNWPLYQKLQRMGEREATSFGPNVVLALHDNAWLCDCRLKGFVEFIRSLSPPIILMNSYLTCSGPDFRAGKFFHEVELNGCMKPAVSTPSSNISLPQGANVTLRCLAKARPDPSVWWTYGLKIIRGFHESQERVDDDTIRSFLVIPSAHVADRGVYTCTAVNFIGNSSASVLLDVQSPDSSQASAPSGPSNAPGAGDENVYIDIRIAKQTVRGISIEWYAALDHPADTWFTIHFGRSDAEKKEMIYIGPGIHSYSVSDLMPATKYEICVTLKNQAPHPGQCIMFVTGSDITEMEQREKLIHIVVIVLAMVLAVPIGMYACTTDIRFACLEGIMASWKNRRRESGPSGVERERQGTFDSLQAASDEGLVHKDSTEDRKAEEFVAKM, encoded by the exons ATGGACATAATTTGTTACCTGCTGGTTATAGTTGTGTTCCACAGTCTAGTATATGACAGTTATTCTCAGTGTTTACGCGGGTGCAGCTGTATAGAAGACCGCCATGGAAG GTCACTCATATGCATGGAGGAGAGCGCGTTTGGGGCCATACCATCAAACCTTCCAGATGATATGACCAAAATACGAATAGAAAAATCTCACTTTACTGAAATACCCAGAGGGGCATTCTCCCTAACACCCGCCTTGGAGAACCTGTGGTTGAACTTTAATGATATTACAGTAATTAACTCAAGGGGCCTGGAGGGTTTGGGGAACTTGACCGAGCTCCGTCTGCAGGGGAACAAGCTCCGTTCAGTACCATGGACAGCGTTCGAGGACACGCCCGCCCTCAAGATCCTGGACCTGAAGCACAACCAGCTGGACGTCCTTCCGGAGCATGCGTTAAAATTTTTGCCAGGTCTGACTTACTTAGACTTATCCTTCAATCGGCTTACGGTCATATCGAAGGATGTTTTCCAAAACTGGCCCCTGTATCAAAAGCTACAGCGAATGGGGGAGCGGGAGGCGACCAGTTTCGGGCCCAACGTCGTCCTGGCGCTGCACGACAACGCCTGGCTCTGCGACTGCCGCCTGAAGGGCTTCGTGGAGTTCATCAGGTCTCTCAGCCCTCCGATTATCCTGATGAACTCCTACTTGACCTGCTCAGGGCCGGACTTTAGGGCGGGGAAGTTTTTCCATGAGGTCGAGCTGAACGGCTGCATGAAGCCGGCGGTCAGCACCCCGTCCTCCAACATCAGCCTGCCTCAGGGCGCTAACGTCACGCTGCGCTGCCTCGCCAAGGCCCGACCGGACCCCTCGGTGTGGTGGACATATGGTCTGAAGATAATCAGAGGATTTCATG AGTCTCAGGAAAGAGTGGATGACGACACCATCAGATCCTTCCTGGTGATCCCCTCCGCCCACGTAGCCGACCGTGGCGTTTACACCTGCACTGCTGTCAACTTCATTGGAAACTCGTCTGCCAGCGTCCTCCTGGACGTTCAGTCCCCCGACAGCTCCCAGGCGTCAGCCCCGTCCGGCCCCTCGAACGCACCAGGCGCCGGGGACGAGAACGTCTACATTGACATCCGCATCGCCAAACAGACGGTGCGCGGCATCTCCATCGAGTGGTATGCCGCCTTGGATCACCCTGCCGACACCTGGTTCACCATCCACTTCGGCCGGTCGGACGcggagaaaaaagaaatgatCTACATCGGTCCTGGGATTCACTCGTACTCGGTGTCCGATTTGATGCCCGCTACCAAATATGAAATCTGTGTCACTCTTAAGAACCAGGCGCCACATCCAGGCCAGTGCATCATGTTcgtaacaggaagtgacattACTGAGATGGAACAGAGGGAGAAACTGATTCATATAGTGGTGATAGTCCTAGCAATGGTGCTGGCCGTGCCTATAGGCATGTACGCCTGCACCACCGACATCAGGTTCGCCTGTCTGGAGGGCATCATGGCCTCCTGGAAGAACCGGCGGCGAGAAAGTGGCCCGTCGGGGGTGGAGCGAGAGCGGCAAGGCACCTTTGACAGCTTGCAGGCGGCCAGCGATGAAGGTCTGGTTCATAAAGATTCCACCGAAGacaggaag GCCGAGGAGTTTGTTGCAAAGATGTGA
- the lrit2 gene encoding leucine-rich repeat, immunoglobulin-like domain and transmembrane domain-containing protein 2 isoform X3 codes for MEESAFGAIPSNLPDDMTKIRIEKSHFTEIPRGAFSLTPALENLWLNFNDITVINSRGLEGLGNLTELRLQGNKLRSVPWTAFEDTPALKILDLKHNQLDVLPEHALKFLPGLTYLDLSFNRLTVISKDVFQNWPLYQKLQRMGEREATSFGPNVVLALHDNAWLCDCRLKGFVEFIRSLSPPIILMNSYLTCSGPDFRAGKFFHEVELNGCMKPAVSTPSSNISLPQGANVTLRCLAKARPDPSVWWTYGLKIIRGFHESQERVDDDTIRSFLVIPSAHVADRGVYTCTAVNFIGNSSASVLLDVQSPDSSQASAPSGPSNAPGAGDENVYIDIRIAKQTVRGISIEWYAALDHPADTWFTIHFGRSDAEKKEMIYIGPGIHSYSVSDLMPATKYEICVTLKNQAPHPGQCIMFVTGSDITEMEQREKLIHIVVIVLAMVLAVPIGMYACTTDIRFACLEGIMASWKNRRRESGPSGVERERQGTFDSLQAASDEGLVHKDSTEDRKVRRRSDDRLNRGKCDQSRLTAELY; via the exons ATGGAGGAGAGCGCGTTTGGGGCCATACCATCAAACCTTCCAGATGATATGACCAAAATACGAATAGAAAAATCTCACTTTACTGAAATACCCAGAGGGGCATTCTCCCTAACACCCGCCTTGGAGAACCTGTGGTTGAACTTTAATGATATTACAGTAATTAACTCAAGGGGCCTGGAGGGTTTGGGGAACTTGACCGAGCTCCGTCTGCAGGGGAACAAGCTCCGTTCAGTACCATGGACAGCGTTCGAGGACACGCCCGCCCTCAAGATCCTGGACCTGAAGCACAACCAGCTGGACGTCCTTCCGGAGCATGCGTTAAAATTTTTGCCAGGTCTGACTTACTTAGACTTATCCTTCAATCGGCTTACGGTCATATCGAAGGATGTTTTCCAAAACTGGCCCCTGTATCAAAAGCTACAGCGAATGGGGGAGCGGGAGGCGACCAGTTTCGGGCCCAACGTCGTCCTGGCGCTGCACGACAACGCCTGGCTCTGCGACTGCCGCCTGAAGGGCTTCGTGGAGTTCATCAGGTCTCTCAGCCCTCCGATTATCCTGATGAACTCCTACTTGACCTGCTCAGGGCCGGACTTTAGGGCGGGGAAGTTTTTCCATGAGGTCGAGCTGAACGGCTGCATGAAGCCGGCGGTCAGCACCCCGTCCTCCAACATCAGCCTGCCTCAGGGCGCTAACGTCACGCTGCGCTGCCTCGCCAAGGCCCGACCGGACCCCTCGGTGTGGTGGACATATGGTCTGAAGATAATCAGAGGATTTCATG AGTCTCAGGAAAGAGTGGATGACGACACCATCAGATCCTTCCTGGTGATCCCCTCCGCCCACGTAGCCGACCGTGGCGTTTACACCTGCACTGCTGTCAACTTCATTGGAAACTCGTCTGCCAGCGTCCTCCTGGACGTTCAGTCCCCCGACAGCTCCCAGGCGTCAGCCCCGTCCGGCCCCTCGAACGCACCAGGCGCCGGGGACGAGAACGTCTACATTGACATCCGCATCGCCAAACAGACGGTGCGCGGCATCTCCATCGAGTGGTATGCCGCCTTGGATCACCCTGCCGACACCTGGTTCACCATCCACTTCGGCCGGTCGGACGcggagaaaaaagaaatgatCTACATCGGTCCTGGGATTCACTCGTACTCGGTGTCCGATTTGATGCCCGCTACCAAATATGAAATCTGTGTCACTCTTAAGAACCAGGCGCCACATCCAGGCCAGTGCATCATGTTcgtaacaggaagtgacattACTGAGATGGAACAGAGGGAGAAACTGATTCATATAGTGGTGATAGTCCTAGCAATGGTGCTGGCCGTGCCTATAGGCATGTACGCCTGCACCACCGACATCAGGTTCGCCTGTCTGGAGGGCATCATGGCCTCCTGGAAGAACCGGCGGCGAGAAAGTGGCCCGTCGGGGGTGGAGCGAGAGCGGCAAGGCACCTTTGACAGCTTGCAGGCGGCCAGCGATGAAGGTCTGGTTCATAAAGATTCCACCGAAGacaggaaggtgaggaggagatCAGATGACCGACTGAATAGAGGCAAATGTGACCAAAGCAGACTCACAGCTGAACTATACTAA